A genomic stretch from Kribbella amoyensis includes:
- a CDS encoding DUF4190 domain-containing protein, giving the protein MPPYGPPPHGLPPYPGYGFGAQLVRRTNPVAIAALAVGLCGLFFPPAAPVGVVLGIVALVQLRKTSEGGTGQAVGGMVAGGLFSVVWGGLLALAIVVGSTEDDYYSSSEPTAPSSSEPTAPSSSEPTAPSSSSPDALYIDDLIVGQCFDDGAEEDEVVPLSCAGPHDGEVYAVVTLPAQTWPGEREVSKQSGKACDREFQPYVGIGVDDSELETATWYPRLASWSRGDRSVYCAAYGPDSEQLDQTVKGSKR; this is encoded by the coding sequence ATGCCGCCGTACGGGCCGCCACCTCACGGGCTGCCGCCGTACCCCGGGTACGGGTTCGGGGCCCAGCTGGTGCGGCGGACCAATCCGGTGGCGATCGCGGCGTTGGCCGTCGGGTTGTGTGGCCTGTTCTTCCCGCCTGCCGCGCCGGTGGGTGTCGTGCTGGGAATCGTCGCGCTGGTGCAACTGCGGAAGACCTCGGAGGGCGGGACCGGGCAGGCGGTCGGCGGAATGGTGGCCGGCGGTCTGTTCAGCGTCGTGTGGGGCGGGTTGCTCGCGCTGGCGATCGTCGTGGGGTCGACAGAGGACGACTACTACAGCTCGTCCGAGCCGACCGCACCGTCCTCGTCCGAGCCGACCGCACCGTCCTCGTCCGAGCCGACCGCACCGTCCTCGTCCTCGCCGGACGCGCTGTACATCGACGACCTGATCGTCGGGCAGTGCTTCGACGACGGGGCGGAGGAGGACGAGGTCGTGCCGCTGAGCTGCGCCGGGCCGCACGACGGCGAGGTGTACGCGGTCGTGACGCTGCCGGCGCAGACCTGGCCGGGCGAGCGGGAGGTCAGCAAACAGTCCGGGAAGGCGTGTGACCGGGAGTTCCAGCCGTACGTCGGGATCGGCGTCGACGACTCGGAGCTCGAAACCGCCACCTGGTACCCCCGGCTCGCCTCCTGGAGCAGGGGCGACCGCAGCGTGTACTGCGCCGCCTACGGCCCTGACAGCGAGCAACTGGACCAGACCGTCAAAGGCTCCAAGCGCTGA
- a CDS encoding FecCD family ABC transporter permease has translation MTLSRRRGLLHHSGPRAAGLAAAVTVLLAAVLLSLLAGAQWFGPRDVYAAAAEFAGSDTDRVIRYLRLPRTATGLLAGAALGLAGALMQGVTRNPLADPGLLGVNAGAALAVVGAIGLLGIHSLTGYVWFAMGGALVATVVVHLVGSVGRGGATPVKLALAGAALSALLGSVTSAATLLDLSTLNEFRFWVVGSLTLATGGIVAQAVPFIAVGIVLALALGRSLNQLALGEDLATALGTRVTVVRILAGLAVVLLAGTATAMAGPIGFVGLAVPHVARTIVGPDYRWILPWSVVLAPTVLLLADVAGRLVVRPAELQVGIVTALFGAPLFIALVRRRKLAEL, from the coding sequence GTGACGCTGTCGCGTCGCCGCGGACTGCTGCACCACAGCGGTCCGCGCGCGGCGGGACTGGCCGCGGCGGTCACCGTCCTGCTGGCCGCGGTACTCCTCTCGCTCCTGGCCGGGGCGCAGTGGTTCGGGCCCCGCGACGTGTACGCCGCGGCCGCCGAGTTCGCCGGATCGGACACCGACCGCGTGATCCGGTACCTCCGCCTCCCGCGCACCGCGACCGGGTTGCTCGCGGGCGCCGCGTTGGGTCTGGCCGGCGCCTTGATGCAGGGCGTCACCCGCAACCCGCTGGCCGATCCCGGCCTGCTCGGCGTCAACGCGGGCGCGGCGCTGGCCGTGGTCGGGGCGATCGGGCTGCTCGGCATCCACAGCCTGACCGGGTACGTCTGGTTCGCCATGGGCGGTGCACTGGTCGCGACGGTCGTCGTGCACCTGGTCGGGTCGGTCGGGCGGGGCGGCGCGACCCCGGTCAAGCTGGCGCTGGCCGGTGCGGCGTTATCGGCGCTGCTCGGCTCGGTGACGTCCGCGGCGACCTTGCTGGACCTGTCCACGCTGAACGAGTTCCGCTTCTGGGTGGTCGGGTCCCTCACCCTGGCGACCGGCGGGATCGTCGCCCAGGCGGTCCCGTTCATTGCCGTCGGCATCGTTCTCGCGCTGGCCCTCGGTCGCTCGCTCAACCAGCTGGCCCTCGGCGAGGACCTCGCGACCGCCCTCGGTACCAGGGTCACCGTGGTCCGGATCCTGGCCGGCCTGGCGGTCGTCCTGCTGGCCGGGACGGCGACCGCGATGGCGGGCCCGATCGGCTTCGTCGGTCTCGCGGTACCCCACGTCGCGCGGACTATCGTGGGTCCCGACTACCGCTGGATCCTGCCCTGGTCGGTGGTCCTCGCGCCGACGGTGCTCCTGCTCGCCGATGTGGCCGGCCGGCTCGTCGTCCGCCCGGCCGAACTCCAGGTCGGCATCGTCACCGCGTTGTTCGGTGCGCCCTTGTTCATCGCGCTGGTCCGTCGCCGGAAGCTGGCCGAGCTGTGA
- a CDS encoding ABC transporter substrate-binding protein, whose translation MAVVRKAVAAAVALSLLTACGGAAEAGPSTDAVTVRNCGLDVSVDGPPERVFAAYQPAIEMAHALGLSDRLVGTAFLDSEVLPEYADAQRDRKYYKNLPSREELLSHNPDFVLSGFNDVFSAAGTDGSFGSRKSLTDLGVRTWIFSPLCPTADGKGDEAIDPASVSMDNVYADLRDLGKLFGAGDKAEQVIADQQRRIAAVEAKVKGADRPTVAIVRPGLEGGGLTVSGGPDFGTVLIRQAGGVNAFADLTAKRNVKISAEEFIKRDPDYVLISGCCDATLTEDRTRPDVDKLLANPAFANLKAVQNKHVVPWLFAHHSAGVRGAHSTELIAKIIHPDRVK comes from the coding sequence ATGGCCGTTGTACGTAAGGCAGTTGCTGCTGCCGTCGCCCTGTCCCTGCTCACGGCCTGCGGCGGCGCCGCCGAGGCCGGTCCGAGCACCGATGCCGTCACCGTGCGGAACTGCGGCCTGGACGTGTCCGTCGACGGCCCGCCCGAGCGGGTTTTCGCGGCGTACCAGCCGGCGATCGAGATGGCGCACGCGCTCGGCCTGTCCGATCGCCTGGTCGGTACGGCGTTCCTGGACTCCGAGGTGCTCCCGGAGTACGCCGACGCGCAGCGCGACCGCAAGTACTACAAGAACCTGCCGAGTCGCGAGGAACTGCTCAGCCACAACCCCGACTTCGTGCTGTCCGGGTTCAACGACGTGTTCAGCGCGGCCGGGACGGACGGGAGCTTCGGCAGCCGCAAGAGCCTGACCGACCTCGGGGTCCGGACCTGGATCTTCAGCCCGCTCTGCCCGACGGCGGACGGCAAGGGCGACGAGGCGATCGACCCGGCGAGCGTGTCGATGGACAACGTGTACGCCGATCTGCGCGACCTCGGCAAGCTGTTCGGCGCGGGGGACAAGGCGGAGCAGGTGATCGCCGACCAGCAGCGCCGGATCGCCGCCGTCGAGGCGAAGGTGAAGGGCGCGGACCGGCCGACGGTGGCGATCGTGCGACCCGGCCTCGAGGGCGGTGGGCTGACCGTGTCGGGCGGTCCCGACTTCGGCACGGTACTGATCCGCCAGGCCGGCGGCGTGAACGCGTTCGCGGATCTCACCGCCAAGCGGAACGTGAAGATCAGCGCCGAGGAGTTCATCAAGCGCGATCCCGACTACGTCCTGATCAGCGGCTGCTGCGACGCGACGCTGACCGAGGACCGGACCCGGCCCGATGTGGACAAGCTCCTCGCCAATCCCGCCTTCGCGAACCTCAAGGCCGTGCAGAACAAGCACGTCGTGCCGTGGTTGTTCGCACACCACTCGGCCGGTGTCCGCGGCGCCCACTCGACAGAGCTGATCGCGAAGATCATCCACCCGGATCGCGTCAAGTGA
- a CDS encoding PLP-dependent aminotransferase family protein, producing the protein MPGTDFLQLTMADAPARGLADWLADRLRAAIADGRLPLGSRLPASRVLAAELQVSRGVVTEAYQRLAEDGHVAGRGRAGTTVVATPITPPPNGNQPGERRRERLTVPAEPGFDIFDTMRAVPARLDLTPGVPDLGAFPRAAWLRAERAVLNDLTPAAFGYGHPAGTPGLRAAVVTWLARNRGIQADPEDVIVVAGVAQAISLVARVLQRDGITEMAVEDPGSLGSRQHLQHWGLRTPPITVDADGLRVDELRRVGSPAVMVTPAHQFPTGVVLEGERRRELMRWASEGGVIFEDDYDAEHRYDRPPVPALRAMLTDQVIYAGSVSKLLAPALRIGWVLAPPRYRDALVDAKRLADLGNAALPQLVIAHLMESGDLERRLRYARRRHRTRRDAMIGAISNHLPMATVHGAAAGLHLTITIDGLDDVALAADALAHGVKTQPLSWHSQQRRQTGLVLGYAARTPTEIAEAVAVLGDLVRGRIRVTRRGRPGSREPAGTAGTARRGRP; encoded by the coding sequence AACCGACTTCCTGCAGCTCACGATGGCGGACGCTCCGGCCCGTGGGTTGGCGGACTGGCTCGCGGATCGGCTGCGCGCGGCGATCGCCGACGGACGGCTCCCGCTCGGCAGCCGGCTCCCCGCCAGCCGCGTCCTCGCCGCGGAGCTCCAGGTCTCCCGTGGCGTCGTCACCGAGGCCTACCAACGCCTGGCCGAGGACGGCCACGTCGCCGGACGCGGCCGCGCCGGGACCACGGTCGTCGCCACTCCGATCACGCCGCCGCCCAACGGCAACCAACCGGGCGAACGTCGGCGTGAGCGGCTGACGGTCCCGGCCGAACCAGGGTTCGACATCTTCGACACGATGCGCGCGGTACCGGCGCGGCTCGACCTGACACCGGGCGTCCCCGACCTCGGCGCGTTCCCGCGAGCCGCGTGGCTCCGGGCGGAACGGGCCGTGCTGAACGACCTCACCCCGGCCGCCTTCGGCTACGGACACCCCGCCGGTACGCCGGGCCTGCGCGCGGCCGTGGTCACCTGGCTCGCCCGCAATCGCGGGATCCAGGCGGACCCGGAGGACGTCATCGTGGTCGCCGGTGTCGCCCAGGCGATCAGCCTGGTCGCCCGGGTCCTGCAGCGGGACGGCATCACGGAGATGGCCGTGGAGGATCCCGGGTCGCTGGGATCCCGCCAGCACCTGCAGCACTGGGGTTTGCGGACGCCGCCCATCACCGTCGACGCCGACGGCCTCCGGGTCGACGAACTACGCCGCGTCGGCAGCCCGGCCGTGATGGTCACTCCGGCTCACCAGTTCCCCACCGGCGTCGTACTCGAAGGGGAACGCCGACGCGAGCTGATGCGCTGGGCGAGCGAAGGCGGGGTGATCTTCGAGGACGACTACGACGCCGAGCACCGGTACGACCGGCCGCCGGTCCCGGCGCTCCGGGCGATGCTGACCGACCAGGTCATCTACGCCGGCAGCGTGTCGAAGCTGCTGGCACCCGCCCTGCGCATCGGCTGGGTGCTCGCGCCACCGCGGTACCGGGACGCGCTCGTCGACGCGAAGCGGCTCGCCGACCTCGGCAACGCTGCCTTGCCGCAACTCGTCATCGCGCACCTGATGGAGTCCGGCGACCTCGAACGCCGGCTGCGGTACGCCCGGCGACGGCACCGGACTCGGCGGGACGCGATGATCGGTGCCATCAGCAACCACCTGCCGATGGCCACCGTGCACGGCGCGGCCGCCGGACTGCACCTGACGATCACGATCGACGGTCTCGACGACGTCGCCCTTGCGGCCGACGCGCTCGCCCACGGTGTGAAGACCCAGCCGTTGAGCTGGCACAGCCAGCAGCGGCGTCAGACCGGCCTCGTCCTCGGGTACGCCGCCCGCACGCCGACCGAGATCGCCGAAGCCGTCGCCGTCCTGGGTGACCTGGTCCGCGGCCGGATCCGAGTCACCCGCCGCGGCCGACCCGGTTCGCGCGAGCCAGCAGGAACAGCAGGTACGGCGCGCCGAGGAAGGCCGTGA
- a CDS encoding MFS transporter: MATSFRSRLARLRVDLTPWRGSRDFRILVVAGSVFFLGGMVGYVALPYQLYQLTGSNFAVGAMGLVTIAPLVVFGLYGGALADHMDRRKMLIGTGAAQVLICALLLANTLLDDPRVWLIYVCGALNAIASSLQRPSREALFPRVVRHEQMPAAVTLNSLTLQVGQLAGPALGGLLVGTAGVTWAFAVELAGLAIATLLYVRLGSYKSNEHSTPPSLRAIGDGVRYAFRRRDLLGTYAVDMVGMFLAMPIVLFPAFATEVLKEPKLLGLLYSAEAIGAMLATLTSGWASRVHHHGRAVVLATITWGASVGIAGLAPNIWFAIAFFAVAGGADMISGLFRAVIWNQTIPDEMRGRLAGIEMLSYSLGPLGGQSRSGLVADLTSVRTSIVSGGVLCVAGVLATAVWLKDFWRYDARTDEHAVRERELRSTAAVGEGTAP; encoded by the coding sequence GTGGCAACCAGTTTCCGCTCCCGGCTGGCCAGGCTCCGGGTCGACCTGACTCCCTGGCGTGGATCCCGGGACTTCCGCATCCTGGTGGTCGCCGGCTCGGTCTTCTTCCTCGGCGGCATGGTCGGCTACGTGGCGCTGCCGTACCAGCTGTACCAACTCACCGGCTCCAACTTCGCCGTCGGCGCGATGGGCCTGGTCACGATCGCCCCGCTGGTCGTCTTCGGCCTGTACGGCGGCGCCCTCGCGGACCACATGGACCGCCGCAAGATGCTGATCGGCACCGGCGCGGCCCAAGTGCTCATCTGCGCACTCCTGCTGGCCAACACGCTGCTCGACGATCCCCGTGTCTGGCTGATCTACGTCTGCGGCGCCCTGAACGCGATCGCCTCGTCCCTGCAGCGCCCGAGCCGCGAAGCCCTGTTCCCGAGGGTCGTCCGGCACGAGCAGATGCCGGCGGCCGTGACGCTCAACTCCCTGACGCTCCAGGTCGGCCAGCTCGCCGGTCCGGCGCTCGGCGGGTTGCTGGTCGGCACGGCGGGCGTGACCTGGGCGTTCGCGGTGGAACTGGCCGGCCTGGCGATCGCGACGCTGCTGTACGTACGTCTCGGCTCGTACAAGTCGAACGAGCACAGCACCCCACCGAGCCTGCGAGCGATCGGCGACGGAGTCCGGTACGCCTTCCGCCGGCGGGACCTGCTGGGAACCTACGCGGTGGACATGGTCGGGATGTTCCTGGCGATGCCGATCGTCCTCTTCCCGGCGTTCGCGACCGAGGTGCTGAAGGAACCGAAGCTCCTGGGGTTGCTGTACAGCGCGGAGGCGATCGGCGCGATGCTGGCGACGCTGACGAGCGGTTGGGCGAGCCGGGTCCATCACCACGGCCGCGCTGTGGTGCTCGCGACGATCACCTGGGGCGCGTCGGTCGGGATCGCGGGACTGGCGCCGAACATCTGGTTCGCGATCGCCTTCTTCGCGGTCGCGGGTGGAGCGGACATGATCTCGGGACTGTTCCGCGCGGTGATCTGGAACCAGACGATCCCGGACGAGATGCGCGGCCGACTGGCGGGAATCGAGATGCTGTCGTACTCGCTGGGGCCGCTGGGCGGGCAGTCGAGATCGGGGTTGGTGGCGGACCTGACGAGCGTGCGGACGTCCATCGTGAGCGGCGGCGTGTTGTGCGTCGCGGGCGTGCTGGCGACGGCGGTATGGCTGAAGGACTTCTGGCGCTACGACGCAAGAACCGACGAGCACGCGGTGCGCGAGCGGGAACTGAGGTCCACGGCTGCCGTTGGGGAGGGCACGGCGCCGTAG
- a CDS encoding FecCD family ABC transporter permease yields MSTRWAVRVGRVSTRVDPVATGIALLAWALTLGLAAFSLTLGDYEIPLAQVLETLAGRGSLIMTDVVVNNRLPRILVGIGVGVAFAVSGAIFQRLARNPLVSPDLIGINAGAALAAVLMITVLGSSTAWIPAGALAGSLLTATCIYLLAYRNGVAGQRLVLVGIGVTAIIGSLTAYLLTLADIYAAKNALLWLTGSLAGRSWPQATIIGVALLVLVPPAMAAARQLRVLELGDDLARALGVRIEGARAVLIAIGVGLAALATAAAGPIGFVALVAPQLARRLVPEGVPSLPVAGALGALLVVASDLIARQLFAPTALPVGIVTAFLGAPYLLFLLARANRVGRGG; encoded by the coding sequence GTGAGTACGCGCTGGGCCGTCCGCGTCGGCAGGGTCTCCACCCGCGTCGATCCCGTCGCAACGGGGATCGCGTTGCTGGCTTGGGCTCTCACCCTCGGACTTGCGGCGTTCTCGCTGACACTCGGGGACTACGAGATCCCGCTCGCGCAGGTCCTGGAGACGTTGGCGGGCCGCGGTTCGCTGATCATGACCGACGTGGTGGTGAACAACCGGCTGCCCCGGATCCTGGTGGGGATCGGCGTCGGGGTCGCGTTCGCGGTGTCCGGCGCGATCTTCCAGCGGCTGGCCCGGAATCCGCTGGTCAGCCCGGACCTGATCGGGATCAACGCCGGCGCCGCGCTCGCCGCGGTCCTGATGATCACCGTGCTCGGCAGCAGTACCGCTTGGATCCCGGCCGGAGCGCTCGCCGGTTCGCTGCTCACCGCGACCTGCATCTACCTGCTCGCGTACCGGAACGGGGTGGCCGGGCAACGCCTGGTCCTGGTCGGGATCGGGGTCACCGCGATCATCGGGTCGCTCACCGCGTACCTGCTGACGCTGGCCGACATCTACGCGGCCAAGAACGCGCTGCTCTGGCTGACCGGCAGCCTGGCCGGCCGATCATGGCCGCAGGCCACCATCATCGGCGTCGCTCTGCTCGTCCTGGTCCCGCCGGCGATGGCGGCCGCCCGGCAGTTGCGCGTGCTCGAACTCGGCGACGACCTCGCCCGCGCGCTGGGTGTCCGGATCGAGGGCGCACGGGCGGTCCTGATCGCGATCGGGGTCGGCCTGGCCGCGCTGGCGACCGCGGCAGCGGGACCGATCGGTTTCGTCGCGCTGGTCGCCCCGCAGCTCGCGCGCCGGCTGGTCCCCGAAGGCGTGCCGAGTCTCCCCGTCGCGGGCGCGCTCGGGGCGTTGCTCGTGGTCGCGTCCGACCTGATCGCGCGGCAACTGTTCGCCCCGACCGCGCTGCCGGTGGGGATCGTCACGGCCTTCCTCGGCGCGCCGTACCTGCTGTTCCTGCTGGCTCGCGCGAACCGGGTCGGCCGCGGCGGGTGA
- a CDS encoding alpha/beta hydrolase yields the protein MTRRTTALMAVLSALAVVVSSCGVATRAQDAEPDGSVPGAGNPSKSPTGPIPAGLEKFYQQQPNWERCGRGQQCATVSVPLDYSKPTGDTIELSVRKVPARDQSAKVGTLFINPGGPGGSGVEFAAAAAFVLGAPLLRKFDVIGWDPRGVGQSTPVRCLDTAQLDKFIAADGSPDDEAEITELNQQAKTLADGCQQRSGKLLPHVSTKDAARDIDVLRGMVGDSELYYLGMSYGTYLGATYAELFPKNVGRLVLDGAVDPAKSAEENNIAQAKGFDTALDAFAEECAQRSCELGSTKQEVLAKVDKVIADTDANPLEGSGDRKVTQGLAVLGVIYPLYQKDFWPRLEEAIAQASEGKGARLLALADEYADRTPNGYSSNSNEVIYAVNCLDRQDIASVAEAKADEAKFKAASPRFGSYLLWGSLACANWPVKPEDKPHPIKAAGAKPIVVIGTTRDPATPYEWAVGLAKQLESGVLISRDGDGHTGYNEGNDCVDRAVETYLLQGTPPAADLKC from the coding sequence ATGACGCGCAGGACGACAGCACTGATGGCGGTACTGAGCGCTCTCGCGGTGGTGGTGAGCAGTTGCGGCGTGGCGACGCGGGCGCAGGACGCCGAGCCCGACGGCTCCGTGCCGGGCGCCGGGAACCCGTCGAAGAGCCCGACCGGCCCGATCCCGGCAGGGCTGGAGAAGTTCTACCAGCAGCAGCCGAACTGGGAGCGCTGCGGCCGCGGTCAGCAGTGCGCCACCGTCAGCGTGCCGCTCGACTACAGCAAGCCCACCGGTGACACGATCGAGCTGAGCGTCCGCAAGGTCCCCGCGCGCGACCAGTCGGCCAAGGTCGGCACGCTGTTCATCAACCCGGGCGGCCCGGGCGGTTCCGGCGTCGAGTTCGCCGCGGCCGCCGCGTTCGTGCTAGGGGCGCCGCTGCTGCGCAAGTTCGACGTGATCGGCTGGGACCCGCGCGGTGTCGGCCAGTCGACCCCGGTCCGCTGTCTCGACACGGCCCAGCTGGACAAGTTCATCGCGGCCGACGGCAGCCCGGACGACGAGGCCGAGATCACCGAGCTGAACCAGCAGGCCAAGACCCTGGCCGACGGCTGTCAGCAGCGCTCCGGCAAGCTCCTGCCGCACGTCTCGACCAAGGACGCGGCCCGCGACATCGACGTACTCCGCGGCATGGTCGGCGACTCCGAGCTGTACTACCTCGGCATGTCGTACGGCACGTACCTGGGCGCGACGTACGCCGAGCTGTTCCCGAAGAACGTCGGCCGGCTGGTGCTCGACGGTGCCGTGGATCCGGCGAAGTCGGCCGAGGAGAACAACATCGCCCAGGCGAAGGGGTTCGACACGGCGCTGGACGCGTTCGCCGAGGAGTGCGCGCAGCGGTCCTGCGAGCTCGGCAGTACGAAGCAGGAGGTGCTCGCCAAGGTCGACAAGGTCATCGCGGACACCGACGCGAATCCGCTGGAGGGCAGCGGCGATCGCAAGGTGACCCAGGGACTGGCCGTCCTCGGGGTGATCTACCCGCTGTACCAGAAGGACTTCTGGCCGCGGCTCGAGGAAGCGATCGCGCAGGCGTCCGAGGGCAAGGGCGCGCGGCTGCTCGCGCTGGCCGACGAGTACGCGGACCGCACCCCGAACGGGTACAGCAGCAACTCCAACGAGGTGATCTACGCGGTCAACTGTCTGGACCGGCAGGACATCGCCTCGGTCGCGGAGGCGAAGGCGGACGAGGCGAAGTTCAAGGCGGCGTCCCCACGGTTCGGGTCGTACCTGCTGTGGGGCTCGCTGGCCTGCGCGAACTGGCCGGTCAAGCCGGAGGACAAGCCGCACCCGATCAAGGCGGCCGGCGCGAAGCCGATCGTCGTGATCGGTACCACCCGCGACCCGGCCACGCCGTACGAGTGGGCCGTCGGGCTGGCCAAGCAGCTCGAGAGCGGCGTCCTGATCAGCCGGGACGGCGACGGGCACACCGGGTACAACGAGGGCAACGACTGCGTCGACCGCGCGGTCGAGACCTACCTCCTCCAGGGCACCCCACCCGCCGCCGACCTGAAGTGCTGA
- a CDS encoding PSP1 domain-containing protein: protein MAVSFERYGRLYYLDPGPHRPRVGDKVLVPTDDGPEVAECVWAPQHVVEEIGGLPTCEGIASAADLERDEQNRQRRADARLTAKRLIRQHGLPMKVVGIDFVDRRPDVDQLVIVYFSAPHRVDFRELVRDLARGLRARIELRQVGARDEARLQGGIGPCGRDLCCATFLKDFEPVSVRMAKDQDLPLNPLKISGACGRLMCCLKYEHPLYQEFNAKAPSVGTPVETPAGDGVVVGHNVPSDTVVVRLAASGRRCACSRADVCSPRQQYEASDTTTPDAPLPEAKTGPAADRRTPQADARTADAGAGTAGAGGAGPAGAEQAGGVGDPSVGEGGERGVRRRKPRRRRRLSGRETTDSGPDDTGDSSR, encoded by the coding sequence ATGGCTGTGTCGTTCGAGCGGTACGGGCGGCTCTACTACCTGGACCCCGGCCCGCATCGGCCGCGGGTCGGGGACAAGGTGCTGGTCCCGACCGACGACGGGCCCGAGGTCGCCGAGTGTGTCTGGGCGCCGCAGCACGTGGTCGAGGAGATCGGTGGGCTGCCGACCTGCGAGGGGATCGCGTCGGCCGCGGACCTGGAGCGGGACGAGCAGAACCGGCAGCGCCGGGCGGATGCGCGGCTGACGGCGAAGCGGCTGATCCGCCAGCACGGGTTGCCGATGAAGGTGGTCGGGATCGACTTCGTGGATCGCCGGCCGGACGTCGACCAGCTGGTCATCGTGTACTTCTCCGCGCCGCACCGGGTCGACTTCCGGGAGCTCGTCCGCGATCTCGCCCGGGGACTGCGGGCGCGGATCGAGCTGCGTCAGGTGGGTGCGCGGGACGAGGCACGGTTGCAGGGTGGGATCGGGCCGTGTGGGCGGGATCTGTGCTGTGCGACCTTCCTGAAGGACTTCGAGCCGGTCAGCGTCCGGATGGCGAAGGACCAGGACCTGCCGCTCAACCCGCTGAAGATCTCCGGCGCGTGCGGGCGGCTGATGTGCTGCCTCAAGTACGAGCACCCGCTGTACCAGGAGTTCAACGCGAAGGCGCCGTCGGTCGGTACGCCGGTCGAGACGCCCGCGGGGGACGGTGTCGTCGTCGGGCACAACGTTCCGAGCGACACGGTCGTCGTCCGCCTCGCCGCGTCCGGCCGCCGCTGCGCCTGCAGCCGCGCCGACGTGTGCTCGCCACGCCAGCAGTACGAAGCCTCCGACACCACCACCCCTGACGCCCCACTCCCCGAAGCCAAGACCGGCCCGGCCGCCGACCGTCGGACCCCCCAGGCGGATGCGCGTACTGCCGACGCGGGCGCCGGCACTGCGGGCGCGGGTGGCGCTGGACCGGCGGGGGCGGAGCAGGCTGGTGGGGTTGGTGACCCGTCGGTTGGAGAGGGTGGGGAGCGGGGGGTGCGGCGGCGGAAGCCTCGGCGGCGCCGGCGGTTGAGTGGGCGGGAGACGACCGACTCCGGACCGGACGACACGGGAGACAGTTCGCGGTGA
- a CDS encoding sterol carrier family protein: MEFEEALRRYDAGEAERSDLKLLVKHLLKLLVAKAPGHAVEVRVPPYGAVQCIEGPRHTRGTPGAVVELPAELWIALALGRIDWPGARETGKVRASGERTDLGPLLPLLTP; this comes from the coding sequence GTGGAGTTCGAAGAGGCGTTGCGCCGGTACGACGCGGGTGAAGCGGAGCGGTCCGACCTGAAACTGCTGGTGAAACACCTGCTGAAACTCCTGGTGGCCAAGGCCCCCGGGCACGCGGTCGAGGTGCGCGTCCCGCCGTACGGCGCGGTGCAGTGCATCGAGGGACCACGGCACACCCGCGGTACTCCGGGGGCGGTCGTCGAACTCCCGGCCGAGCTCTGGATCGCCCTCGCGCTGGGCCGGATCGACTGGCCGGGTGCCCGCGAGACCGGCAAGGTCCGGGCGAGCGGGGAGCGGACCGATCTGGGACCGCTGCTACCCCTGCTGACGCCCTGA